The genomic DNA GCCTCGTCGAGGGTCGCGCCCGGGGCGGCCACGCAGACGGCCTTCACGGTCTCGCCCCACGTGTCGTCGGGGACGCCGATCACCGCGGCGTCGGCGACCCCCGGCGCGGCGAGCAGCACGTTCTCCACCTCGGCGGGGTAGATGTTCTCGCCGCCGGACACCACCATGTCCTTGATGCGGTCGTGCAGGAAGAGGTAGCCCTCGTCGTCGAGGTACCCGGCGTCACCGGTGCGCAACCAGCCGTCGTCGCCGATGGTGCGGGCCGTCTCCTCGGGCTTGTCCCAGTACCCGAGCATGTTGAAGCCCGAGCGGGTGCGGATCTCGCCCACCGCGCCCGCCGGCACCTCGGCCCCGGTGTCGGGGTCCACGACCTGCAGCTCGACGCCGGGCAAGGGCTTGCCCGCGGCGCGCAACAGGTGACGACGAGGGCCGGCCGGGTCATGGTCGTCCTGGGCCAGGCGGACGATGGCGCCCGTCGTCTCGGTCATGCCGTAGACCTGGGCGAAACGGCACCCCAGGACGTCGATGCAGCGCGCCAGGACGTCCTCGGCGATGGGGGAGGCGCCGTAGTAGACGGTGTCGAGGCTCGACAGGTCGGCCTCGGCGACGGCCGGCGTGGCCAGGAGCAGCATCAGCACCGCCGGCACGAGGAAGGCGTGCGTGATGCGCTCGGCGGCGACGAGGCGCAGCAGCTCGACCGGGTCCATGTCGCGCAGGATGACCGACGTGCCGCCGCGCGACATCCCGCTCAACGCCCATCCCGAGCCCCCGATGTGGAACAGCGGCATGGCCACCAGGCTCACGGTCCGGTCGTCGATCTCGAAGGCCTCCCCGGCGGCCTGCTCGAGCATGCACCGGATGTTGGCGTTGGCGAGCATCACGCCCTTGGGGAGCCCGGTGGTGCCCGACGTGTACAGCTGCATGGCCACGTCCTGCGGTCCGCCCTCGTAGCCGGGGTCGGCCGCGGGCCGGTCGGCTCCCCAGTCCTCGTAGCCGACGCGGCGAGCCAGGTCGGAGGCGCCGCCGATGTCGGCGTCGGCCTTGGGGTCGCCGAGGACGACCACGCGCGACACCGAGGGGAGGCCGCTGTGCATGCCGGCCAGGCATGGCACGAGCTCGGGGTGGACGACCAGCACGGTGGCGCGTGAGTCGTCGATGACGGCGGCCATCTCGGGTGGTGCGAGGCGCCAGTTGACGGCGACGTTGACCGCGCCGGTCAGGGCCCCGCCGAAGAGGACCTCGAAGTACTCGAGCCCGTTGCGATCGAGGAAGGCGACCCGGTCGCCGGGCCCGACCCCGTCGGCCTGCAGCGCCTGGGCCACACGGCAGGCCTGGTCGTGGTGCTGTGCCCACGTGACGGTCCTGTCGCCGAACCGGAACATGGGCCGCTCGGCGTGCTCGGCCACGTTTGCCCGGAACATGCCGGCCACGCTGGAGTGTCGCACGTCTCCCCCTCCCCACGAGCCGCCGGTGGCGACCACCGGGCCCGCCCCACTGTAGGGCGGGGCCATGGCGGCGTGGCACCCCGGCGAGCGGCCGGGGCCCGTCGGGCCTCTACCATCGGGCGCATGCCGGACGACCGCCTCTACTTCCGCCAGCTGCTCTCGGGACGCGACTTCGCGCCCGGCGACCCCGTGGCGGGCCAGATGGTCAACTTCTGCTACCTGATCGGTGACCGCCAGACCGGCGAGGCCGTGGTCGTCGACCCGGCCTACGACGTCGGCGCCCTCCTCGACGTGCTCGCCGCCGACGGCATGCGGTGCACGGGTGTGCTCGCCACCCACTTCCACCCCGACCACGTCGGCGGGGACCTGATGGGCTACCGGATCGAAGGCATCACCGACCTCCTCGCCGCCGTGCAGGCGCCCGTGCACGTGCAGCGCGACGAAGCCCCGTGGGTCGTGCGGGCCACCGGCGTGGGGGAGGGCGACCTCGTGCAGCACCACAGCGGCGACGTGGTGCGGGTGGGGGAGGTGGACATCGAGCTCGTCCACACGCCCGGCCACACGCCCGGCAGCCAGTGCTTCCACGTCGACGGGCGCCTCGTCTCGGGCGACACCCTGTTCCTCGACGGGTGCGGGCGCACCGATCTCCCCGGAGGCGACGCCGAGCAGATGTACGAGTCGCTCACCACCCGGCTGGCGCGCTTCGGGGACGACACCGTCTTGTACCCGGGGCACCTCTACTCGCCCGAGCCCTCCGCCAGCCTGGGGGACACCCGCCGGCGCAACTACGTCTTCCGTCTGCGCTCACCCGAGCAGTGGATGACGATGTTCGGCTCCTGATCGCCCGTCGCGTGGCCCCGGGGCCCGGCCTTGGCGATGTGGGGACGGCCTCGTCACCCGCCGGGCGCGGGCTTGTCCAGGATGGCGAGCATCTTCTCCTGGGTGTCCACGATCGCCTTCTGACGCTCGACGATGTCGTGGGTGGACAGGTCCCGGAGGATCGCCAGGATCTTGTTCTGCCCCTCCAGGATGTCGAGCTGGTGCGTCGCCATGGCGTGCAGGGCGATCAGGGTCTCGTGGTCGGCCACGGCGCGGGCGTCGCTGGCGGTCTGCGCCCGGTTGGCGCTCACCTGCAACGAGACCATGATCGACAGCTGGGGCAGGTTGAGGATCGTGAGCAACAGCGGCCACGGCGTCTTGTCGAACCCGACCACGTTGCCGGCGAAGAGCCACACCACGATGGACACGGTGATGAACAGAAAGACCCACATCGACCCGCAGAAGGTGTTGACGGCGTCGGCGATCTTGTCGAGGACCCGGTTGCCCCGCACCTGCCTCGACACCACCAGCTGGGGCTTGTGGAGGTGCGGGGCCCGGCGGATGGCCTCGGCGGCCTCGGCGGCATGCTCGGCGGCCGCCGCCCCCCGCCCGGTGGTGTAGATCCCCCGGCGCACGCGGGTCGGTGGTGTCCCCGGGGCCGGGGCGTGCTCCTCGGTGGTGGCGGACTTTCCCATTGCGGTCTCCTCCGGGCCGGGTCACGCCGCCGAGGGGCGGTGGACGACACCACTTCAGCACCTACGGCCCCGGCGTCGCGCCATGGCCGCCCCGGCACCGGCACCGCACGCCGCGGGCGCCGCGTACCGGGGGCCGCGCACCCGGGCCGCGCACCCGGGGCCGCGCACCCGGGCCGCGCACCCGGGGCCGCGCACCCGGGGTCGCGCACAGGCTGGCGCCGCCCGCCGCCCCGGTAGGGTCGTGCCCGCCCATGGTGCCTGACCCGAGCTCCACCATCGCCGTCGTCGGCGCGTCCCTGGCCGGCCTGCGCGCCGCCGAGTCCCTGCGCGCCGCCGGCCACACCGGGACCATCACGCTCATCGGCGCCGAGCCGCACCTGCCGTACGACCGCCCGCCGCTGTCGAAGCAATTCTTGGCGGGCACGTGGGGCCTCGACCGGGTGCTGCTGCGGCCGGCGGACAAGATCACCGCCCTCGGCCTCGACCTTCGCCTCGGGCACCACGCCGGCGCCCTCGACGTGGAACGGCACACCCTCGAGCTCGACGACGGCGCCGTGGTGCGGTTCGACGGCCTCGTGCTCGCCACCGGCGCCCATCCCCGCCACCTCCGCGGGGCGCCCCCGCTCGCCGGCGTGCACACGTTGCGCACCCTGGAGGACTCCATCGAGCTCGGACGGGTGGCCGCGGTCGACGGCGCCCGCGTGGTCGTGGTCGGGGCGGGGTTCATCGGGTCCGAGGTGGCCGCCACCTGCCGGGGGCGCGGGGCGAGCGTCACCGTGGTCGAGGCGCTGCCCGAGCCGCTCGCCCGGGTGCTCGGCGTCGAGATGGGCGCGGCGTGCGCCGCCCTGCACGCCGCGCACGGCGTCGACCTCGTGGCGGGGACGGGCGTGACGGGGTTCGAGGACGCCGGTGGGCGCGTGCGCGGCGTGCGGCTCGACGACGGACGGGTGATCGAGGCGGACGCCGTGGTCGTCGGCATCGGCGTCGTGCCCACCACGGACTGGCTCGAGGGCGCCGGGCTCGAGATCGACGACGGCGTGGTGGCGGACGCCACGCTGCATGCCGCCGACGACGTGGTGGTCGCCGGCGACGTCGCCCGCTGGTTCGACGAGACGCTCGGCGCCCACATCCGGATCGAGCACTGGACCAACGCCGCCGAACAGGGGGCCACCGCCGCTCGGAACCTCCTCGCCGGCCGGGCCCAGGCGGCGCCGTACGTCTCGGTCCCGTATTTCTGGTCCGACCAGTACGACGTGAAGATCCAGGTCATCGGGCACCCCGGCCCCGACGACGAGATCGCGGTGGTGGACGGGTCGACGGCCGAGCGCCGCTTCGTGGCCCTCTACGGCCGCCAGGGACGGTTCACCGCCGCCCTCGGCTTCAGCCGTCCCCGCCAGCTGATGGGCTACCGCCCCTTGCTCGAGGCGGGGGCGAGCTTCGACGAGGCTCGGGCACACCGGCCGGGCTGAGCACCGCCGCCGAGCGCACCGTGCCGGGGCCCGACGGGCCCTGCGGCGCGGTCGACGGTGCCGCCGTCGCCGGCCGGCGCCCCGCCTCCACGCGTCGGCGCGGCATCCGGCTGCGCATGACGCGCATCGACGCCAACAGCCGCCGGCCGTCCTCGGGCCCGGGATGGCGGCCGCCATAGGCGCTCGCCTCCACGACGCCGGCCAGGGCTTGCCACGTCCCGGACGGGTCGCCGGCCACCTCGTCGATGGCCGCCGCGTACTCCGTCAGGGTCTCGCCGGGGCGCCGCGCCCGCCCGGCGCGCCGTCCCGCCGCCTCGATGCCCCGGGCGGCCTGTGCCGCCCAGGTCCGCGGGCGGCGCCGGCGCCGCCGCAGCGCCAGGGTCGTGCCCGCCCCGACGCCGACGACGAGCCCGATGGGCAGCCACGGCAGCCGGGAGAGCACGCCCGCCGCCTCGTGCACCAGCGTCGACCCCGGCGAGGGGTTGGCGAGGGGGACCACGGCGGTGGGGTCGAAGCTCCGCCATCCGTAGCCCGGGAACCAGACCTGGACCCAGGCGTGGGCGTCGCGGGCCTGCACGTCGTACAGGTCGGTGATCGGGTTGTAGGGCCCGGGGACGAATCCCACGGCCTCGCGCGCCGGGATCCCGATCGACCGCAGCATGACGGCCATGGCGGTGGAGATCTGCTCGCAGAAGCCGGTGCGGTTCCCGAACAGGAACTGGTCGACGGTGTCCTGTCCGGGTCGCAGCGGCGGGATGTCCGTGGCGTAGTGGGTGTGCGTGGCGATCCAGCCGATGAGGGCCTGGACCTTGTCGTAGGTGGACGGCGCGCGGGCCGCGACGTTCTCGGCCAGCGCCTGCGCCCGGGCGATGCCGGGCGGCAGCTGCAGGTACCGCGCCCGCAGGCCCGCAGGGTCCTGTGCCGGCCCCGGCGCGGCGCGCAGCTGGTCGGGTGACGGGGTGCTCACGTAGGACTGCACCGTGTAGATGGCGCCGGGCCCGAGCCCGATGGGGGAGATGAGCGTGCCGGCGTCGGTGGAGAAGAGGTCGCTCGACGGGAACCACACCTCGTGCGCGCTGTCGGCGTGGAACACGAGGTTGGGCGACGACTGCACGACGTAGAAGGTCTGCAGGTCGCTCTGCGCTCCCACCGGGGCCCGGTCCGGGCCGGGGATGATGAACGGCGATCCCGCCGTCAGCTGCGACGTCCCGTGCTGTGTCGCCTTCCAGCTGGTGCCGTCCCAGGCGTCGAAGGTCTCTCCCACCCAGTACGACGGGCGCTGGGCTCGCACCCGCATGACCACCGTGTCGCCGAGCCCGCCCCGAAGCGCGGTGTCCAGGCGGTTGGCGAAGCCGAGGTATCCCCCCACCCGGCTGGCGCCCGCCCGGCTCCCCGGCTTGGCGAGCTGCGCCACCCGCCCGTCGCCGGCCAGACCCCCCGGGATCGGGATCTGCGAGCCCGGCCCGGCGTTGGCCGGGAAGTCGATGCGGCCGGCCACGTGCGGGGCGGGCATCACGACGAGCACGGCGGTGCCCGTCACGGCGACCGACGCGAAGGTGGCGACGAGGCCGCGGGCGCGCAGCCGGCCCCCGTGGCTGGCCGAGCTCCACATGGCGAGCAGGCCCACGAGGCCGAAGGCCAGCCACGCCAGCACGTACGCCCCGAAGGCGATGTCGATCGCCTGGGCGGCGGCGACGGCCATGAGGCTCGCCGACCCGGCCAGGGAGAAGGCGAGGTCTCGTCGGGCCGGGACGTCGAAGGCATGCGCCACCTGGACCCACACGAACAGCACGGCGAGGGGGTTCTCCACCGTGCTCACGTCGTAGATGGCCTGGCCCGTGAGCTGGCGGAAGAACCACACGAAGGCGAGGACGGCCGCCCCGGCGAGGATGGGCTTGATCCACCCCATCGGCCGCTGGCGCGTCCGGTACGACAGCACCATGCCCAGGACGACGAGCGTCGTCGAGGCCACCGCCACGCCCCACGACAGCTCGCCCTCGGCGCGGCACGCGGCGATGCCGGTCACCACCGCCCCCGCGCACGCCAGGCGCAGGGTGATCGAGTGCTCGGGTGGGCCCGGACGGTTGGCGCGCCTGACGGCGTCGAGCACGCTCACCGGCGCCGCGACGATCCCGGGGAGATGCCGGCGGTGTCACCGGTCCGGACGCCCGTGGCCGCGCCGTCGGCCTCGGCGACGGCGCGCGCCAGTCGCCGCCCCGCCGTGCGGCGGTCACCGACGATCGCCACGGTGCGGCCGTCGTCCTCCGTCGTGACGAGGAGCACCGGTGTCCCCCGGTCGACGAGCGCCACGACGGTGCCGAGGGCCCGTTCCGCCACCCGCTCGGCGGCCTCGGGGTCGGCCGGGAGTCGCACGTCCACGGCCAGGGGCTCGGCGGTCGGCCCCTCCATCTCGCGCACCATCAGCTCGCCGCTGTGGGCCGTGCCCGGCCAGTGCACCCAGCGCCGGTGGTCACCGGGCCGGTAGGGGCGGACGCCGCGGGGCTCGCCCACCTGCACGGGGGCCCGCTGCATGCCCTCGCCGGCGGTGTCCTGGCGCCCGCGCGGCAGCGGGAGCGGCCGGCCCAGGCGCGGCCCCACGTGGAGGTGGCGCGGGAGCTCGACCACGCGGGTGCGGCGCCACCACAGCAGGCCGAAGGGAGCGGCGCTGGCGAGCTCCACCACCACGCGGCGGTGCACCCCGCGCCCCTCGGGCAGGAGCGTCAGGGGCTCGGTCCCGGGTCGGCCGGGCTCGCCATCGCCGGCCAGCGCCCCACCGGGTGCGTGCCCCGGTGCGCCCCGGTGCGGGCCGCCCGGCCCCACGAACACCTCGGGGCCTGGGGGGTCGAGGGGCGTGGCCCGGACCCGCGTGGTGGTCGCCACCGTCAGGTCGGCCGGCAGGCCGGCGGTGGCGTCGGCGGGAGCCTCCACCACGGTGATCCGGGCCCGGGCGACCACCACCGCCGGCGCCGCCAGCCCGACGAGCAGCACCCCGGCGAGCAGGTCGCCCACGGCCTGGACCCATCCGGCACCGCTGTTGTGGGCCACCAGCCACCACGCCAGGAGCACGCCGGCGCAGCTCACCAGGGGGCCGAGGGGCCGGATGGGGCGCACCCCGCGTCTGCAGCGGCCGCCGCCGCCGCCGGAGGAGCGGGGCCGTGCGGCCCGCCCGGTCACGGGCGGGGGGCGGGAGTGGTGTCGAGCAGCGCGCGGACCACGACGACGCCCTGCTCGACGCCCCCGTCGGTGAGGAGGCGGTGCGCCAGGCAGGCGACGCCCACCGCCTTCACGTCGTCGGGGGTCACGAACGGGCGGCCCGACAGCACGGCGTGGGCCTGGGCCGAACGGATGAGCCAGATGGCGGCGCGCGGGCTCGCACCCAGGCGGACGCCGGTGGCGTTGCGACTGGCGCGGCACAGGGCCACGGCGTACTCGGCGATGGCCGGCGCCACCTCGACGGACTCGGTGGCGCGTTGTGCGGCGAGCCAGCCCTGCGTGGTGCACACCGGGCGCAGCTCCTCGAGCGCGAACCTGCCGCCGCTGTGGCGCACGAGGCGCGCCTCGGTCTCCTCGTCGGGGTAGCCGATCGCCGTCGCCAGCGCGAACCGGTCGAGCTGGCTCTCCACGAGCGGGTACGTGCCGAGCTGGGAGAAGGGGTTCTGCGTGGCGATGACCAGGTGCGGGCGCGGCAGCGGCCAGGACTCGCCGTCCACGCTCACCTGCTGCTCCTCCATGGACTCCAACAGGGCGGCCTGCGTGCGCGGCGGGGTGCGGTTGAGCTCGTCGACCAGCACCACGTGCGCGAACACCGGGCCCGGGCGGAAGTCCCAGGTCCCCGCGTCGGGGGAGAACACCGACACGCCCGTGACGTCGGACGGCAGGAGGTCGGGGTGTCCCTGCACGCGCGACAGCTCGGCCCCGAGCGACACCGCGAGCGCCCGCGCCAGCACGGTCTTGCCCACGCCCGGGACGTCCTCGATGAGCAGGTGGCCGCCCGACAGCGCGGCAATGGCGGCCGCCGTGAGCGCCCCGGGTGTGCCGAGCAGGACCCGGCTGAGGTTCTCGACGAGGTCGCGCCCGAGGCCGATGGCGGCGTCGAGGTCGGCGGCGTCGTCGGGGAAGGGGCCCTCGAGCATGCCGGCGAGCGCTCCCACCTGGGGGCCCACACCCGCGCGCCGGCCCCCGGCCACGCCCACGGGGCTGTCCGAGGTCCCCTGCTGATCCCCGAAGTGGGCGCGCTCCATCAGGTCCACGTTATCGGCAGGCCCGCGGCCGTACTGTACGCACCACCAGGGACAACCCCGCTGACGTGGGCACAACTCGGCCCGCGGTCAGAACTCCAGGGTGGACAATTCGGGCACGGCGCGCAGGGCCCGCTGGCGGGCCGCCAACCAGCGCTCGCGCGCCGCCGCCCGGCGGACGTCGCTCGTCGCGGGCTCGACCACCGCCGAGGGCCGCCAAGCGGCGGCCACGTCGGCTTCGTCGGCCCACGTCCCGATGGCCATGCCGGCGAGGTAGGCGGCGCCGAGCGTGGTCGCCTCGGTGACCGGCGAAATCTCCACGGGTCGGCCGGTGGCGTCGGCCAGGGCGCGCACGAACGTGGGGTTGGCCGACATGCCCCCGTCGACGCGCAACGAGGCGATGGTCATGGCCGTGTCGGCCTCCGCCGACTCGAGGAGGTCCGCGCCGCGGTGTGCCACCCCTTCCAGCACGGCGCGCACCATGTGGGGACGCCCGGTGCCGCGGGTGATCCCGACGAAGGTCCCGCGTGCCCCGAAGTCCCAGGCCGGCGCCCCCATCCCCAGCAGCGCGGGCACGAACCACACGTCACCGGTGTCGTCGCACTGCACCGCGACCCGGTGGGAGTCCGCCGCGCTGTCGATGATGCCGAGGTCGTCGCGCAGCCACTCCACGCACATGCCGGCGGAGAGCATGACGGCCTCGACGCCCCAGGTCTTCCTGCCCGACCGCTGCCAGGCGACGATCGGGAACGTCCCGGCGCCGCCACGCCGGGCGAAGCGGGGGCGGGTCTCGCCCACGCAGAGGTCGAGCATGCCGCCGGTGCCGAACGTGGCCTTGGCCATGCCCGGCCGCGTGCACCCCTGCCCCACGAGCGACGCCTGCTGGTCGCCGGCGATGCCGCAGATCGGCGGCGCCCCGGGCAGCGCGCTCGCCGCCCCCACCGCGCCCGACGAGTCGACGATGGCGGGGAGCACGCCGCGCGGGATGCGCAGTGCCTCGAGCATGGCGTCGTCCCATGCCGACCCGTCACCGCCCACCATCCCGGTGATCCCGGCGTTGGTG from Acidimicrobiales bacterium includes the following:
- a CDS encoding long-chain-fatty-acid--CoA ligase; the protein is MAPPYSGAGPVVATGGSWGGGDVRHSSVAGMFRANVAEHAERPMFRFGDRTVTWAQHHDQACRVAQALQADGVGPGDRVAFLDRNGLEYFEVLFGGALTGAVNVAVNWRLAPPEMAAVIDDSRATVLVVHPELVPCLAGMHSGLPSVSRVVVLGDPKADADIGGASDLARRVGYEDWGADRPAADPGYEGGPQDVAMQLYTSGTTGLPKGVMLANANIRCMLEQAAGEAFEIDDRTVSLVAMPLFHIGGSGWALSGMSRGGTSVILRDMDPVELLRLVAAERITHAFLVPAVLMLLLATPAVAEADLSSLDTVYYGASPIAEDVLARCIDVLGCRFAQVYGMTETTGAIVRLAQDDHDPAGPRRHLLRAAGKPLPGVELQVVDPDTGAEVPAGAVGEIRTRSGFNMLGYWDKPEETARTIGDDGWLRTGDAGYLDDEGYLFLHDRIKDMVVSGGENIYPAEVENVLLAAPGVADAAVIGVPDDTWGETVKAVCVAAPGATLDEAAVIAFCRERLAHYKCPTSVDVVDTLPRNPSGKVLKRELREPYWRDRERRIH
- a CDS encoding MBL fold metallo-hydrolase; this encodes MPDDRLYFRQLLSGRDFAPGDPVAGQMVNFCYLIGDRQTGEAVVVDPAYDVGALLDVLAADGMRCTGVLATHFHPDHVGGDLMGYRIEGITDLLAAVQAPVHVQRDEAPWVVRATGVGEGDLVQHHSGDVVRVGEVDIELVHTPGHTPGSQCFHVDGRLVSGDTLFLDGCGRTDLPGGDAEQMYESLTTRLARFGDDTVLYPGHLYSPEPSASLGDTRRRNYVFRLRSPEQWMTMFGS
- a CDS encoding FAD/NAD(P)-binding oxidoreductase; the encoded protein is MVPDPSSTIAVVGASLAGLRAAESLRAAGHTGTITLIGAEPHLPYDRPPLSKQFLAGTWGLDRVLLRPADKITALGLDLRLGHHAGALDVERHTLELDDGAVVRFDGLVLATGAHPRHLRGAPPLAGVHTLRTLEDSIELGRVAAVDGARVVVVGAGFIGSEVAATCRGRGASVTVVEALPEPLARVLGVEMGAACAALHAAHGVDLVAGTGVTGFEDAGGRVRGVRLDDGRVIEADAVVVGIGVVPTTDWLEGAGLEIDDGVVADATLHAADDVVVAGDVARWFDETLGAHIRIEHWTNAAEQGATAARNLLAGRAQAAPYVSVPYFWSDQYDVKIQVIGHPGPDDEIAVVDGSTAERRFVALYGRQGRFTAALGFSRPRQLMGYRPLLEAGASFDEARAHRPG
- a CDS encoding transglutaminaseTgpA domain-containing protein — encoded protein: MSVLDAVRRANRPGPPEHSITLRLACAGAVVTGIAACRAEGELSWGVAVASTTLVVLGMVLSYRTRQRPMGWIKPILAGAAVLAFVWFFRQLTGQAIYDVSTVENPLAVLFVWVQVAHAFDVPARRDLAFSLAGSASLMAVAAAQAIDIAFGAYVLAWLAFGLVGLLAMWSSASHGGRLRARGLVATFASVAVTGTAVLVVMPAPHVAGRIDFPANAGPGSQIPIPGGLAGDGRVAQLAKPGSRAGASRVGGYLGFANRLDTALRGGLGDTVVMRVRAQRPSYWVGETFDAWDGTSWKATQHGTSQLTAGSPFIIPGPDRAPVGAQSDLQTFYVVQSSPNLVFHADSAHEVWFPSSDLFSTDAGTLISPIGLGPGAIYTVQSYVSTPSPDQLRAAPGPAQDPAGLRARYLQLPPGIARAQALAENVAARAPSTYDKVQALIGWIATHTHYATDIPPLRPGQDTVDQFLFGNRTGFCEQISTAMAVMLRSIGIPAREAVGFVPGPYNPITDLYDVQARDAHAWVQVWFPGYGWRSFDPTAVVPLANPSPGSTLVHEAAGVLSRLPWLPIGLVVGVGAGTTLALRRRRRRPRTWAAQAARGIEAAGRRAGRARRPGETLTEYAAAIDEVAGDPSGTWQALAGVVEASAYGGRHPGPEDGRRLLASMRVMRSRMPRRRVEAGRRPATAAPSTAPQGPSGPGTVRSAAVLSPAGVPEPRRSSPPPRARGGSPSAGGDG
- a CDS encoding DUF58 domain-containing protein; protein product: MRPIRPLGPLVSCAGVLLAWWLVAHNSGAGWVQAVGDLLAGVLLVGLAAPAVVVARARITVVEAPADATAGLPADLTVATTTRVRATPLDPPGPEVFVGPGGPHRGAPGHAPGGALAGDGEPGRPGTEPLTLLPEGRGVHRRVVVELASAAPFGLLWWRRTRVVELPRHLHVGPRLGRPLPLPRGRQDTAGEGMQRAPVQVGEPRGVRPYRPGDHRRWVHWPGTAHSGELMVREMEGPTAEPLAVDVRLPADPEAAERVAERALGTVVALVDRGTPVLLVTTEDDGRTVAIVGDRRTAGRRLARAVAEADGAATGVRTGDTAGISPGSSRRR
- a CDS encoding AAA family ATPase, whose amino-acid sequence is MERAHFGDQQGTSDSPVGVAGGRRAGVGPQVGALAGMLEGPFPDDAADLDAAIGLGRDLVENLSRVLLGTPGALTAAAIAALSGGHLLIEDVPGVGKTVLARALAVSLGAELSRVQGHPDLLPSDVTGVSVFSPDAGTWDFRPGPVFAHVVLVDELNRTPPRTQAALLESMEEQQVSVDGESWPLPRPHLVIATQNPFSQLGTYPLVESQLDRFALATAIGYPDEETEARLVRHSGGRFALEELRPVCTTQGWLAAQRATESVEVAPAIAEYAVALCRASRNATGVRLGASPRAAIWLIRSAQAHAVLSGRPFVTPDDVKAVGVACLAHRLLTDGGVEQGVVVVRALLDTTPAPRP
- a CDS encoding FGGY-family carbohydrate kinase, producing MSILVVDVGTSGVRAGVVEPDGTVAHVRHVPVLPSSPAPGFVEFDAAVMAAAVLDVAGTVVQAGGPVDAVGIANQRGSTIVWDRVSGEPVGPGIGWQDLRTVGTCLALRDQGIRVAPNESATKLAMLLDMADPERARDLCFGTVDTWVAWTLSRGTVHVTDATNAGITGMVGGDGSAWDDAMLEALRIPRGVLPAIVDSSGAVGAASALPGAPPICGIAGDQQASLVGQGCTRPGMAKATFGTGGMLDLCVGETRPRFARRGGAGTFPIVAWQRSGRKTWGVEAVMLSAGMCVEWLRDDLGIIDSAADSHRVAVQCDDTGDVWFVPALLGMGAPAWDFGARGTFVGITRGTGRPHMVRAVLEGVAHRGADLLESAEADTAMTIASLRVDGGMSANPTFVRALADATGRPVEISPVTEATTLGAAYLAGMAIGTWADEADVAAAWRPSAVVEPATSDVRRAAARERWLAARQRALRAVPELSTLEF